AGTAAAGATTATCAGCCATAACTATAATGGCATGTTGCCGCTTCATCGTGAACCACTGCATAAAGTTCAAACATTACAACTTAAGACTAAATTTGAATATTAAATTTGTATTTAGAAAAAGGGATTAAAACAGGAAACCTGAGCACCCTTCCTGAAGAATTTCTTTTCGACTTCTGGTAACATATGGTCCGAGTAACGACCACTGCCATGTGGACCAGGATCCTCAAAGCTGAAAAAGTACAAGAATTTTTTTTATCCGAGGCAAATTAAAAACAACAAACCTATATAAACATGTAGTAATTTCATGCAGTCAAATTAAGAATATGTTCCGAAAAGGAGCTACATTTTGACTTCTTGATGTCATAACTAGAAATTTCCATATGCAttataaaaattcatatttttgctAATGCAAACCAAAAGAAAATTATCAATTAACATGTTTGACCGCCAAAATCTAAGCTGCAACTTTTTATTGGAATAGGAGCATAATATTAAAACAAACTGAGGGTACTACCTGTCAATGAAGCTGACGTTTGTGTACATAAGATAGTTGTAGACATAATCAAAATCACGCAACGGTACGCAGCTGAAAAACATTTGATAGCATTATCAGATACATATCAAATATCAACTCGGgaactatatataaacatatacatagagAGTAGAGGTGGTAAGGCGGGTAAATTGGGTAGAAGATTAAAATGGGTGCATTTTATACAGGTCTTTCAGTGTGCATCTAACCTGTCAGAAAGTAACACAAAATGCTGATTATCAGGGTCTTTCAGTGCATTAGCCAAAAGTCGTTTCTCAGCGTCAACCATTGATATTTTCCCCCAATCTACCTGCACAAAAGAATTAACCAACGATACTGAATGTTAAGTTCATTTAAAGGAATGATTCGTAATCTACAGCTGATCTAGATGGGCGGGTCAAGCGGGTTGTGTAACATGAGAAATAGGTTGTGTTTTTACAACAAAATCAGCAAACATCAAGGTTCTAAGCATTATAGCACTTCAAATTATTCACTTTCTAAATTACATGAAACTCAGCAAACAACTATAACATATACATTAACATCGTTGTTGAAAGTATCACAACTTTATAAGCACGAACCTTATCACTTCGAATTTCTCTATTCTGGAAGAAACGACTAGAATGGACCGGTTTAACTTTGGATGCATGAATATGGATTGAAAATCTACCTTCGTGACCCTGTGACACGTAGATAAGGCATCCGTTATTGAGTTATTTCATCTACATAGATAAAGACAATAGTAGGCCCCACGATACATAAAAAAGTGGACAACTTTATACCTGAAAAAATCTGTCCCATAATCTCTCGAAAGCCAATGATCCCGGGCTCAAGAACATAAAAGCAATCTTGGGATTTTTTGTTTCTATTGGTGGATTATTCAATATATTTTTAATTACTACACGAGAAGCTATTTCCCCATCGCTAAGTTGTCTTTCGGGAGGTGGGAGCCACCTCGAAATGGTTTTACAACTAGAATTTGAAAATATATAGCAGGCGGTAGAGTCTCGAGGAGGATGAAGATACACCACTACCAAAAACAAACACACCAACGAAACTAATATGATAATCCACGTTGGCTTCTTTAATTGGGTGCGGTGGCGAGAAGGAGGCGAATCTTTCATGCCCATTCAGCAGCTGTGAACTGTGTTCGTTTAAAACTATGCATCACACATTTATATCCAAAAGAATTACCTTTAATCTGCGTGCAATAAAATAACATTAGAATTAGAATAATCACTAGCAAACTTCATGTTATTGTGAGGTAGTAAATTCATGCATAAACTCCTTCAACGAAGAAGTATATGCAACgtttaacaacaacaataataaatatacaaatagaaAAGAGATAGCTACTATAATCACAAAATCAAAATGACA
This genomic window from Rutidosis leptorrhynchoides isolate AG116_Rl617_1_P2 chromosome 2, CSIRO_AGI_Rlap_v1, whole genome shotgun sequence contains:
- the LOC139890689 gene encoding glycosyltransferase BC10-like → MGMKDSPPSRHRTQLKKPTWIIILVSLVCLFLVVVYLHPPRDSTACYIFSNSSCKTISRWLPPPERQLSDGEIASRVVIKNILNNPPIETKNPKIAFMFLSPGSLAFERLWDRFFQGHEGRFSIHIHASKVKPVHSSRFFQNREIRSDKVDWGKISMVDAEKRLLANALKDPDNQHFVLLSDSCVPLRDFDYVYNYLMYTNVSFIDSFEDPGPHGSGRYSDHMLPEVEKKFFRKGAQWFTMKRQHAIIVMADNLYYTKFRDYCRPGMDGRNCYADEHYLPTFFHMFDPNGIANWSVTHVDWSERKWHPKSYGLKDISYQLIKNLSSIAESVHETSDRKRVTTITPCMWNGINRPCYLFARKFLPETLGSLIDLFPSYTTN